In a genomic window of Chryseobacterium sp. G0162:
- a CDS encoding T9SS type A sorting domain-containing protein, with protein sequence MKKLYSLLATAMLAVTAFGQTTLLSESFGTTATLPTGWTSTNTTNGWKSNGSNASTTKYPGASGGMNMVFVGQGPNGITHTLTYSNLSTVGYTNISIIWGGLGATAFNQDIVFQWSIDGTTWNDVIYTYNKKATTWSLINNGVSIQLPSEAGNAATLSFRWSSVTSNSGNYRIDDIKVEGISGSLATSEIVKPKNTFVKNTSVENEIYFGTKSDIKIFNVSGQLVKTTSVSENGSVNIENLQSGIYFVTGNSNGKAVSEKIIKK encoded by the coding sequence ATGAAAAAACTTTATTCGTTATTGGCAACAGCAATGCTTGCCGTTACTGCTTTTGGACAAACGACTCTTTTGTCAGAGTCTTTTGGAACTACAGCAACATTACCAACTGGCTGGACAAGTACTAATACAACTAATGGTTGGAAATCAAATGGATCTAATGCGTCAACAACTAAATATCCCGGTGCTTCAGGAGGAATGAATATGGTATTCGTTGGCCAGGGCCCAAATGGTATTACTCATACATTAACATACTCTAATTTATCAACAGTTGGTTATACTAATATTTCAATTATATGGGGAGGGCTGGGAGCTACTGCCTTTAATCAGGATATTGTTTTTCAATGGAGCATAGACGGAACTACATGGAATGATGTTATTTATACCTATAATAAAAAAGCTACTACCTGGTCTCTTATAAATAATGGAGTATCTATTCAATTGCCGTCTGAGGCGGGCAATGCAGCAACTTTAAGTTTTAGATGGTCTTCGGTAACAAGTAATTCAGGAAACTATAGAATTGATGACATAAAAGTAGAAGGTATTTCAGGTTCATTAGCTACTTCAGAAATAGTAAAGCCTAAAAATACTTTTGTTAAAAATACTTCTGTAGAAAATGAAATCTATTTTGGAACAAAATCCGATATTAAGATTTTTAATGTAAGCGGTCAATTAGTAAAAACAACTTCTGTTTCTGAAAATGGATCTGTGAATATAGAAAATCTACAGAGTGGGATTTATTTTGTAACAGGAAATAGTAATGGTAAAGCCGTCTCTGAAAAGATAATTAAAAAGTAA
- a CDS encoding T9SS type A sorting domain-containing protein: MRKILLCLLTSIAASHIDAQISLSATSGTATGTYTTLMNAFEAINAGTHQGAITINVTANVTETATAVLNVSGGVSNYTSILIKPATGVDATISGSNSTGIIRINGGDNVTIDGSNNGTSSRNLTISNTYVATTGTSPTVIMVTSTTTDGSDNFTIKNTNLAGSSPSGTVGNIIVAGSTLAAAEVPNNNFTAINNSFVRAQNGIFIIGNNTTTDTGHVVKNNVFGSTVVADKMLFRGIAVQNSQNFEISGNTITGVVLGTNSSSLATGILIGANIMNGKVFNNKISDVRSTNTLGYGAAGIYVNSANAASNILIYNNIISGVAGYGYNGGGAAVDNGNGIAINNGGGFKIYYNTVVMNTSQNVAGRPAAFNVSSTVTGAGAIDLRNNIFVNSQTQTGEKYVIYSNAANTVFSNINNNNYYSSGSNLGYIGAAAKATLADIQAGFGSNTNSLSVLPIFVSATDFHLSNSGNSALDNKGTPVAEVTLDADGNTRNAATPDLGAFEFTAQILAVNETSNKKINIYPNPVVDYLTINNDGKIKNVEIYNVSGQRLIAEEVNAEKASVDMRKVAVGVYIVKVNTEKGSESIKIIKK; encoded by the coding sequence ATGAGAAAAATTTTACTTTGTTTATTAACAAGCATTGCAGCATCACATATTGATGCACAGATTAGTTTGTCGGCCACATCAGGCACAGCAACAGGAACCTATACTACATTAATGAATGCATTTGAAGCCATTAATGCAGGAACACACCAAGGAGCAATAACAATTAATGTTACAGCAAATGTAACGGAAACAGCCACTGCTGTTTTGAATGTAAGTGGAGGAGTATCTAATTATACTTCTATTTTAATAAAACCAGCCACTGGAGTTGATGCTACAATTTCAGGTTCAAACTCAACAGGAATTATCAGGATAAATGGGGGAGATAATGTAACCATTGACGGAAGTAATAATGGAACTTCTTCCAGAAATCTTACCATTAGCAATACCTATGTAGCCACTACTGGAACTTCTCCTACTGTTATTATGGTGACTAGTACTACCACGGATGGGAGTGATAATTTTACCATCAAAAATACAAATTTAGCCGGATCTTCTCCTTCTGGAACCGTTGGGAACATTATTGTGGCAGGATCTACATTAGCGGCTGCAGAGGTTCCAAATAATAATTTTACTGCAATTAATAACTCTTTCGTAAGAGCTCAGAATGGTATTTTTATTATAGGTAATAATACTACAACAGATACAGGGCATGTTGTTAAAAATAATGTTTTTGGCTCTACGGTAGTTGCTGATAAAATGTTATTTAGAGGCATTGCAGTACAGAATTCCCAAAATTTTGAAATCAGTGGAAATACTATTACAGGCGTTGTATTAGGGACAAACTCTAGTAGTCTTGCCACAGGTATTTTGATTGGAGCCAATATTATGAATGGTAAGGTATTCAACAATAAAATTTCAGATGTTAGAAGTACAAATACCCTTGGCTATGGCGCAGCTGGAATTTATGTGAATTCCGCAAATGCTGCTTCCAATATTTTAATATACAATAATATAATAAGCGGAGTAGCAGGATACGGTTATAATGGAGGAGGGGCAGCTGTTGATAATGGAAATGGTATTGCTATAAATAATGGAGGTGGCTTCAAAATTTACTACAATACTGTGGTAATGAATACAAGCCAAAATGTAGCAGGAAGACCTGCCGCATTTAATGTTTCTTCTACTGTAACTGGCGCCGGTGCTATAGACTTGAGAAATAATATCTTTGTAAATTCACAAACCCAGACAGGTGAGAAATATGTGATCTATTCCAATGCTGCCAATACTGTATTCTCCAATATTAATAATAACAATTATTACTCTTCAGGAAGTAACTTAGGATATATCGGAGCGGCTGCAAAAGCTACTCTGGCGGATATTCAGGCTGGTTTTGGATCGAATACAAATTCTTTGAGCGTCCTTCCAATATTTGTATCTGCTACAGATTTTCATCTATCTAATAGTGGAAACAGTGCCCTTGATAATAAGGGAACTCCTGTTGCTGAAGTAACATTGGATGCTGATGGTAATACTAGAAATGCTGCAACTCCTGATTTGGGAGCATTCGAATTTACGGCACAAATACTGGCGGTCAATGAAACCAGTAATAAGAAGATAAACATTTATCCAAATCCTGTAGTTGATTATCTTACTATTAACAATGATGGAAAGATAAAGAATGTTGAAATATATAATGTTTCAGGACAAAGGCTGATCGCTGAAGAAGTGAATGCTGAGAAAGCTTCAGTAGACATGAGAAAAGTGGCAGTTGGAGTTTATATCGTAAAAGTAAATACAGAAAAAGGATCAGAGTCTATTAAAATTATCAAAAAATAA
- a CDS encoding endonuclease/exonuclease/phosphatase family protein has product MELFSFYNVENLFLPDPKPVHKLDPTTSGLRNWDERRYKNKLFKISHVFQLMKEENGVLPFIIGLSEVSGRKVLEDLVEMEPFNSEYGIVHYNSMDERKVDVAMLYNKNKVEVLDSETITFFFEITYKNTGNYDTTRDVLFSKIKYKGEIINVFIAHLPSKREKDINKPKRAFILNEVRQRIMKIVDTDKEHVILCGDFNENPDDENLVRILYDNDHEKVLMNPFQELFSTRNYSTFHYKSGLLYDQIIMSRSLLDNKTLAFQDAHVFNSEKISSRTRNFEGRPFRTYAGTRYLGGYSDHFPVFVKFKSLS; this is encoded by the coding sequence ATGGAACTATTCTCTTTTTATAATGTTGAAAATTTATTTTTACCCGATCCAAAACCTGTTCATAAATTAGATCCTACAACGTCAGGTTTAAGAAACTGGGATGAGAGAAGATATAAAAATAAACTTTTTAAAATCTCTCATGTATTTCAATTGATGAAGGAGGAAAATGGAGTATTGCCATTTATAATAGGATTGTCAGAAGTTTCCGGAAGGAAAGTTTTAGAAGATCTTGTAGAAATGGAACCTTTTAATTCTGAATATGGAATTGTACATTACAATTCTATGGACGAAAGAAAGGTGGATGTGGCCATGTTATATAATAAAAATAAAGTAGAGGTTCTAGACTCTGAAACCATTACTTTCTTTTTTGAAATAACCTATAAAAACACAGGAAATTACGATACAACCAGAGATGTTCTTTTTTCTAAAATAAAATATAAAGGGGAAATTATTAATGTCTTTATCGCCCATCTTCCCTCTAAGCGCGAAAAAGATATCAATAAACCGAAAAGAGCCTTTATATTAAATGAGGTCCGACAACGGATCATGAAAATTGTTGATACAGACAAGGAACATGTTATATTGTGTGGTGATTTTAACGAAAACCCGGATGATGAAAATTTAGTGCGAATTCTCTATGACAATGATCATGAGAAGGTTTTGATGAATCCTTTTCAGGAGTTGTTTTCTACAAGAAATTATTCTACTTTTCATTATAAATCTGGATTGCTGTACGATCAGATTATTATGTCAAGATCTCTTCTTGATAATAAAACGCTGGCTTTTCAGGATGCTCATGTGTTCAATTCTGAGAAAATCAGCAGCAGGACCAGAAATTTTGAAGGACGACCTTTCCGAACTTATGCCGGTACTCGGTATTTAGGTGGATACAGCGATCACTTCCCGGTTTTTGTAAAGTTTAAAAGCTTATCATAA
- the dusB gene encoding tRNA dihydrouridine synthase DusB, whose product MIKIGNIELPEFPLLLAPMEDVSDPPFRRLCKMHGADLMYSEFISSEGLIRDAIKSRKKLDIFDYERPVGIQIFGGDEEAMAMSARIVETVNPDLVDINFGCPVKKVVCKGAGAGVLKDIDLMVRLTKAVVSSTHLPVTVKTRLGWDSTCINIDEVAERLQETGIKALTIHARTRAQMYKGEADWEHISRIKQNPNIEIPIFGNGDIDSPEKALEYKQKYACDGIMIGRAAIGYPWIFNEIKHFFKTGEHLPAPTISDRLLAVRQHAEWSAEWKGERLGLVEMRQHYSNYFRGIPHFKDFRKKFLEVFTLEEMNALIKETQQFYEEYQAQV is encoded by the coding sequence ATGATAAAAATAGGCAACATAGAACTGCCGGAATTTCCACTTTTACTGGCTCCGATGGAAGACGTAAGTGATCCTCCGTTCAGACGTTTGTGTAAAATGCATGGTGCAGATTTAATGTATTCGGAATTTATTTCTTCCGAAGGGTTAATTCGTGATGCAATCAAGAGTCGTAAAAAACTGGATATTTTCGATTATGAAAGACCAGTCGGAATACAAATCTTCGGTGGTGATGAAGAAGCAATGGCCATGTCTGCAAGAATTGTTGAAACCGTAAATCCGGATCTGGTAGACATTAATTTTGGTTGCCCTGTAAAAAAAGTGGTTTGCAAAGGTGCCGGAGCAGGAGTGTTGAAAGATATTGACCTTATGGTTCGTCTTACAAAAGCCGTAGTAAGTTCCACTCACCTTCCTGTAACGGTTAAAACCCGCCTAGGATGGGACAGTACATGCATCAATATTGATGAAGTGGCAGAACGTCTACAGGAAACAGGTATAAAAGCCCTTACTATACACGCCAGAACCCGTGCACAAATGTACAAAGGGGAAGCGGATTGGGAGCATATTTCAAGAATCAAACAAAATCCTAATATTGAAATTCCGATTTTTGGGAATGGTGATATAGACTCACCGGAAAAAGCACTGGAATATAAACAAAAGTATGCTTGTGACGGAATCATGATCGGACGTGCAGCCATTGGGTATCCTTGGATATTTAATGAAATCAAACATTTCTTTAAAACAGGTGAACATTTACCTGCTCCTACTATTTCAGACCGATTATTAGCGGTTCGTCAGCATGCTGAATGGAGTGCAGAATGGAAAGGGGAAAGGTTAGGATTGGTAGAAATGAGACAACATTACAGTAACTATTTCAGAGGGATTCCTCACTTTAAGGATTTCAGAAAAAAATTCCTGGAAGTTTTCACCTTAGAAGAAATGAATGCTCTCATTAAAGAAACCCAACAATTTTACGAAGAATATCAGGCTCAGGTATAA
- the deoC gene encoding deoxyribose-phosphate aldolase — protein MNVAQYLDSTYLKTPEQSGISHEGTLQIDKELAQEAIDNGIFAVMIRPDYVAEIKKYIQERNSNVAVGTVIGFHEGTYSVEEKLAEASKAIEDGADELDFVINYNAYLQGNIELVKDEFVKCTKLALEHHKIAKWIIEIAALADVQIADLTKDISNWAEENFSANDLPHIFVKSSTGFYQTTDGKPNGATFEGIKIMLDNAGKLPVKAAGGVRTPEDAEKMISMGVKRIGTSSALALIKNEASSGGY, from the coding sequence ATGAACGTAGCACAATATTTGGATTCAACTTACTTGAAGACACCGGAACAATCAGGTATTTCACATGAAGGAACACTTCAGATTGACAAAGAACTTGCTCAGGAAGCTATTGATAATGGTATTTTTGCAGTAATGATTCGTCCGGATTATGTAGCAGAGATTAAAAAATATATTCAGGAGAGAAATTCAAATGTTGCAGTAGGAACTGTAATAGGATTCCATGAAGGAACATACTCGGTAGAAGAAAAACTTGCAGAAGCTTCAAAAGCTATCGAAGATGGTGCCGATGAACTGGATTTTGTCATTAATTACAATGCCTATCTTCAGGGAAATATAGAATTGGTTAAAGACGAATTTGTAAAATGTACAAAGCTAGCTTTGGAACACCATAAAATTGCAAAATGGATTATTGAAATTGCAGCCTTGGCTGATGTACAGATTGCAGATCTTACCAAAGATATTTCGAACTGGGCAGAAGAAAATTTCTCAGCTAACGATTTACCTCATATTTTTGTAAAATCATCAACCGGTTTTTATCAGACTACAGATGGGAAGCCAAATGGAGCAACATTTGAAGGAATAAAAATCATGTTAGATAATGCTGGGAAACTTCCTGTGAAAGCAGCCGGGGGCGTAAGAACACCTGAAGATGCTGAAAAAATGATTAGTATGGGAGTGAAGAGAATTGGAACTTCCTCAGCATTGGCATTAATTAAAAATGAAGCTTCATCGGGCGGATATTAA
- a CDS encoding T9SS type A sorting domain-containing protein codes for MKKIFTIAGLTLMTTFMNAQIVINEIYGGNGNSGAVFKNNYIVLKNIGTTLVSLTGASIQYAPAIGAFTEYHTLPDFTLGPEETYLIQEAAVDGGVEALSTPNFIATTVTNFDGTPNKSVGIKISGTSGKLALAGNIVQVISPVSSNVLDFVGYGANADQFKGDGPAPSPTASTAIRRTLDNNSDNMADFSAEGAAKAGFVQNPFVKDGNVLFGMQIKDVKVYDTFRQVVKKSPTKFAQNIDITELPKGTYFITGTVNNAPVSQKIIKD; via the coding sequence ATGAAAAAAATCTTTACTATTGCTGGTCTAACTTTGATGACTACTTTTATGAATGCCCAGATTGTAATCAATGAGATTTATGGAGGGAATGGTAATTCAGGAGCGGTTTTCAAAAATAACTATATCGTCCTGAAAAATATAGGAACTACACTGGTTTCTTTAACGGGGGCCAGCATTCAATATGCACCTGCAATTGGAGCTTTTACAGAATATCATACGCTGCCAGATTTTACTTTAGGACCCGAAGAAACCTATCTGATCCAGGAAGCAGCAGTAGATGGTGGAGTAGAAGCATTGTCAACACCGAATTTTATTGCCACAACGGTTACTAATTTTGACGGCACACCCAATAAATCTGTAGGAATAAAAATTTCAGGAACATCCGGGAAATTAGCACTGGCAGGAAATATTGTACAGGTGATAAGTCCGGTTTCTTCCAATGTGTTAGATTTTGTAGGCTATGGTGCCAACGCAGACCAGTTTAAAGGTGATGGACCGGCTCCTTCTCCTACAGCTTCAACAGCCATTAGGAGGACTTTAGATAATAACAGCGATAATATGGCAGACTTTTCTGCGGAAGGAGCGGCAAAAGCAGGCTTTGTTCAGAACCCATTTGTTAAGGATGGCAATGTGCTTTTCGGAATGCAGATCAAAGATGTAAAGGTATACGATACCTTTAGACAGGTTGTCAAAAAGTCTCCAACGAAATTTGCTCAGAATATAGATATTACAGAACTTCCTAAAGGAACCTATTTTATAACAGGAACAGTTAACAACGCTCCCGTTTCTCAGAAAATTATAAAAGATTAG
- a CDS encoding T9SS type A sorting domain-containing protein codes for MKKIFTICGIAAVAFMANAQQTVVLTENFDSYTAGGNTTSTGSTAPNGTDVYNPGTATNPLPPVATFPTGAKVYSAGGMAKLGTASLVGTMTTSPLDLSTNGGNVVITFDVKGWTATPSTITVKVTNLADQTVTYSAVMSGTPESKTVNFAGGLANSTVTFETTNTSFRAYVDNVVIKTVANGSLGVSDLKNAKSAQFVKNTFVKNNEITFGADVKDVKVFNMFGQLVKETSVKQNGTVNVAELTKGNYIVTGTVNNQAISQKILKD; via the coding sequence ATGAAAAAGATCTTTACTATTTGTGGAATTGCTGCTGTTGCTTTTATGGCAAATGCTCAGCAAACAGTTGTTTTAACTGAAAATTTTGATAGTTATACAGCTGGAGGGAATACGACTTCAACTGGTAGTACTGCTCCTAATGGAACAGATGTTTACAATCCGGGAACTGCTACAAATCCTCTTCCTCCAGTAGCAACTTTTCCTACAGGGGCAAAAGTGTACAGTGCAGGGGGTATGGCAAAATTGGGAACAGCTTCTCTTGTTGGAACTATGACTACAAGTCCTTTAGATTTATCAACTAATGGAGGAAATGTAGTAATAACTTTTGATGTTAAAGGATGGACTGCTACTCCAAGTACTATTACGGTAAAAGTAACTAATTTAGCAGATCAGACTGTAACGTATTCTGCTGTAATGAGCGGAACTCCTGAATCAAAGACTGTAAACTTTGCTGGAGGTCTGGCAAACTCAACAGTTACATTTGAAACTACAAATACTTCTTTTAGAGCTTATGTAGATAATGTAGTTATCAAGACTGTTGCTAATGGTTCGTTAGGTGTTTCTGACCTTAAGAATGCTAAATCAGCACAATTCGTAAAAAACACTTTTGTTAAAAACAACGAAATCACTTTCGGAGCTGATGTTAAAGATGTAAAAGTTTTCAACATGTTTGGACAACTTGTAAAAGAAACTTCTGTAAAGCAAAACGGAACTGTAAACGTTGCTGAGTTAACAAAAGGGAACTATATTGTAACAGGTACAGTAAATAACCAAGCAATATCTCAAAAAATCTTAAAAGACTAA
- the trmD gene encoding tRNA (guanosine(37)-N1)-methyltransferase TrmD has translation MRIDIISVLPELMESPFKTSILKRAMDKGLAEVHFHHLRDWAINKHKQIDDEPYGGGAGMVMMVEPLDNCIAELKSQREYDEVIYLTPDGATLNQKIANSLSIKKNLIFLCGHYKGIDQRVRDLHITKEISIGDYVLTGGELAACVLADSIIRLLPGVLNDEQSALTDSFQDDLLSPPIYTRPESYKGLDVPKILLSGNFKKIEEWRHDEAVRITKEKRPDLL, from the coding sequence ATGAGAATTGATATCATAAGCGTACTTCCAGAATTGATGGAAAGTCCATTTAAAACCTCTATTTTAAAAAGAGCAATGGACAAAGGACTGGCAGAAGTACATTTTCACCATCTGAGAGACTGGGCAATCAATAAGCACAAACAAATTGATGATGAACCTTACGGAGGCGGAGCAGGAATGGTGATGATGGTAGAACCATTAGATAATTGTATCGCAGAACTTAAGTCCCAGAGAGAATATGATGAGGTGATTTATCTGACACCTGATGGAGCAACTCTGAACCAGAAAATAGCCAATTCTCTTTCTATAAAAAAGAACCTGATCTTTCTTTGCGGACATTATAAAGGAATAGATCAGAGAGTGAGAGATCTTCATATTACCAAAGAAATATCAATTGGTGATTATGTACTTACTGGAGGCGAACTTGCGGCATGTGTACTGGCTGACTCTATTATAAGACTGCTTCCGGGAGTTTTAAATGATGAGCAGAGTGCTTTAACAGACAGTTTTCAGGATGATCTTCTGTCACCTCCAATCTATACGCGACCAGAAAGCTATAAAGGACTTGATGTTCCTAAGATTTTATTGAGCGGGAATTTTAAGAAAATTGAAGAATGGCGTCATGATGAAGCTGTAAGAATTACCAAAGAAAAACGTCCTGATCTCCTTTAA
- a CDS encoding Lrp/AsnC ligand binding domain-containing protein, translating into MKNSSNTSYHLDSIDKEIIYMLMDNAKTSLAHISKNVGISTTAVHQRIKKLEHAGVIENSISFLNPKKIGYKVISYIGVFLDQPSHYPEVVKSLHDINEVVEAHYTTGNYTIFLKVLCKDNDHLMQILSKLQKLKGVTRTETFISLEQGIYRQLKV; encoded by the coding sequence ATGAAAAATTCGAGCAACACAAGTTATCATTTAGACTCCATCGACAAGGAAATTATTTACATGTTGATGGATAATGCTAAAACTTCTTTAGCGCACATTTCAAAGAATGTTGGGATCTCTACAACAGCGGTACATCAAAGAATTAAAAAGCTGGAGCATGCAGGAGTTATTGAAAATTCAATTTCATTCCTAAATCCTAAAAAAATCGGATACAAGGTGATTTCTTATATCGGAGTATTTTTGGATCAGCCAAGTCATTACCCAGAAGTGGTAAAATCTTTGCATGATATCAATGAAGTAGTGGAAGCTCACTATACCACTGGAAATTATACAATATTTCTGAAAGTTCTTTGTAAAGATAACGATCATTTGATGCAAATCCTTAGCAAACTCCAAAAATTGAAAGGAGTAACAAGAACAGAAACTTTTATATCTTTGGAACAAGGTATTTACAGACAATTGAAAGTATAA